TGAAACTAGCTCCGCTCAACCAGAAGAAGATATTGAAGAATTTAGAATTCTTTACTTCCCTAATAATTAGAAAACCTCGCAACTACGCATAACAGCGGCTTACTGCTTCGCTTCGGGACTCTGCCCTCGCTCGGGCTGCGCCAAATTGTCCTCCTGTCACTCGTTTGCATCCGCAAACTACGTGCCAGTCCCTAACGTCCCGTTTCCGGGACTCAGGGTCGGACAACTTCAGTAAGCCTAGTTCGTTAATTGCAATTGGTTAAATCTTAAAGAAAAAATCAGCGCGCAAATTTTCTTAAGAGTTTTTAAGATAAATATCGTCGGTTCTGTTCGTGTGGCTGTCTCATTTCAATTAAGCATTAATAAAGATTACGCTGTGTTATTTTAAATATAAGAAAATATAAGAAATCTAAGAGAAAGAAAAAGAAAATTAAGAGCGAAAATTTACGCGCTGCATCTATACTCTTCGAACCATTATCTTTTACTATAGGTAACCAACTGCAATTAACAACGTGTAAACACTGCGCTTCGACACTTACGGTCTCGCTTGGTCTACGACACATTCCCCTCTGGCACTCCTCTTGCCTACGCAAGCGTCGTTCCAGTCCCTAACGTCCCTTACAGGGACTCAGGGCCGGGGAACGTCGTTTACACTAGTTCGTTATACGAAATTTGTGCAAATTTAATCTCTAAAATTAAAAATGCTGAAAAGAAACTATTGACAAATCATAGAAATTGTAATACACTCGTGATACAGGCTCAATATGATTAGCTTAAGATTACCAGAAGAACTGGAAAAAAAACTTTCAGAAGTTGCTAAAATTGAAAACAAAAGTAAATCAGAAGTAATTAAAGAATCTTTAGTTTACTACATTGATAATTTTGCAAAGCAACCTTCTGCCTATGAATTAGGTGAAAAATATTTTGGCCTATATAAAAGCGGCATCTCAGATAAATCCATTAACCATCAAAAGTATATAAAAGAGGCTTTAAACAAAAAACGTAAATGATTAA
The nucleotide sequence above comes from Leptospira meyeri. Encoded proteins:
- a CDS encoding ribbon-helix-helix protein, CopG family, with translation MISLRLPEELEKKLSEVAKIENKSKSEVIKESLVYYIDNFAKQPSAYELGEKYFGLYKSGISDKSINHQKYIKEALNKKRK